The proteins below are encoded in one region of Candidatus Anaeroferrophillus wilburensis:
- a CDS encoding HlyC/CorC family transporter translates to MLTGTSFIERLKNLLKKNDGQPMTEEALQEIIDTSGEAGFITGDTHEMLSSIIEFKETLVQEVMIPRTDFVAVKAATSLQEMVAIIGTYGYSRYPVYEENLDNIIGILYAKDLLKYLQDDLAKVPVRQIMRSVYFIPETKKIQELLQELRKKGIHIAVAVDEYGGTSGLVTLSDLVEEIIGEIYEEAPSQKIEEKNIIPQDDGSYLVAGKTEIEAIEDLFHFEVDNRGKFESVGGLVIYLFGKIPAAGEQTTYNRFAITVTAANERRVEKVLFTPLADNADTDETTPPGDR, encoded by the coding sequence ATGCTTACGGGAACCAGTTTCATTGAACGATTGAAAAATCTGCTGAAGAAAAATGACGGCCAGCCAATGACGGAAGAGGCCCTCCAGGAGATTATCGACACCAGCGGCGAAGCCGGTTTTATCACCGGGGACACCCATGAAATGTTAAGCAGCATCATTGAGTTTAAGGAAACTCTGGTTCAGGAGGTGATGATCCCGCGGACCGACTTCGTTGCGGTGAAAGCTGCAACCTCGCTGCAGGAAATGGTCGCCATTATCGGCACCTATGGTTATTCCCGCTATCCGGTCTACGAGGAAAATCTTGATAACATTATCGGCATTCTCTATGCCAAGGACCTGCTGAAATATCTCCAGGATGATTTAGCCAAAGTCCCGGTGCGTCAAATCATGAGATCGGTGTATTTCATCCCCGAAACCAAGAAGATCCAGGAACTGCTGCAGGAATTACGCAAAAAAGGGATCCACATTGCGGTTGCTGTGGATGAGTACGGCGGCACCTCCGGGCTGGTTACACTCAGCGATTTGGTGGAAGAGATTATTGGCGAAATCTACGAGGAAGCTCCCAGCCAAAAAATTGAGGAGAAAAACATTATTCCTCAGGATGATGGCTCCTATCTGGTAGCCGGCAAAACTGAAATCGAAGCCATTGAAGATCTCTTCCATTTCGAAGTGGACAACCGGGGGAAATTTGAAAGCGTCGGCGGCCTGGTTATCTATCTTTTCGGCAAAATACCGGCAGCCGGCGAACAGACCACCTACAATAGATTCGCCATCACCGTCACCGCCGCTAATGAGCGGCGGGTTGAAAAAGTTCTTTTCACACCCCTGGCAGACAATGCCGATACTGATGAAACTACCCCCCCTGGGGACAGATGA
- a CDS encoding U32 family peptidase, producing the protein MKKPELLAPAGNLETFFAALDAGADAIYLGGKEFSARQRAKNFSSYELERMIPYAHQRGVKIYVTVNTLLKEEELPSLYRFFSFLRRLEVDALIVQDPGVIHLLRRDFPELPVHISTQASIHNAWGVARMDRLGCKRVVLARELSLEEIAAISRETSLELEVFVFGALCLSVAGLCLFSSFLGGQSGNRGRCTQPCRRLYAQSRKTGYYLSPADFSALPFLPQLMALGITSCKIEGRLKSSHYVGTVTGVFRQAIDEIVRDGVLQPERQAALARRLRSAFTRPLNSANLSGVYSPVMIDPRQHGSMGQQIGTVLAVRNRSVRVSLSDDLLAGDRLKVISGGRDGKDNAFTISKGVEGNGLHGKEVWLPVPVDCHPGDLLVKVGGKDYYSSKGSRFWLEKLKQEVSVAPCSPAGPKCYDLQRLLVSTPAAVTTNRGTHRTRWRLKVASWEHVQQFSREEDCTLIADLNLRLIAQLAGQEAAIFRRYRRRLAWWLPPVHFPGQEQSLAEAVKRLLAAGFRQFYLNNLGQLELFADRSPKGLHLATGSFLPATNLAAVAAYRSWGFTSVMLSAEMDRQSLKVLCERSPADLELMVLAFGFQPLLVTRMSLPVSAKKIPLTSPHGEIFHPIIRDGLTYLVPGQPLMVTSLLKKLFPHTSPAFLLDFSWYPPGWKPAAMLAAIRQGKPISGASSFNLSRKWQ; encoded by the coding sequence ATGAAGAAGCCTGAACTGCTGGCGCCGGCCGGTAATCTGGAAACCTTTTTTGCCGCTCTCGATGCCGGTGCTGACGCGATCTATCTGGGAGGCAAGGAGTTCAGTGCCCGGCAACGGGCCAAAAATTTTTCCTCCTATGAACTGGAACGCATGATTCCCTACGCCCACCAGCGGGGAGTGAAAATCTATGTGACGGTCAATACGCTGCTGAAGGAGGAGGAGCTTCCTTCCCTCTACCGTTTTTTCAGCTTTCTCCGGCGGTTGGAGGTTGATGCCCTTATTGTTCAGGATCCCGGGGTTATCCACCTGCTGAGGCGGGATTTTCCCGAACTCCCGGTCCATATCTCCACCCAGGCCAGCATCCATAACGCCTGGGGGGTTGCGCGAATGGACCGCTTGGGCTGCAAGCGGGTGGTGCTGGCCCGGGAGCTCTCGCTGGAAGAGATCGCCGCCATCAGCCGAGAGACCTCCCTGGAACTGGAAGTTTTTGTCTTTGGTGCTTTGTGCCTGTCAGTCGCCGGTTTGTGTCTGTTCAGCAGTTTTCTCGGCGGGCAGAGCGGCAATCGTGGGCGCTGTACCCAGCCGTGTCGGCGCCTCTATGCCCAGAGCCGCAAAACGGGCTACTATCTTTCGCCTGCCGATTTCAGTGCTTTGCCCTTTCTTCCCCAACTGATGGCATTGGGTATCACTTCCTGTAAAATTGAAGGACGTCTGAAAAGTTCTCACTATGTGGGCACCGTAACCGGGGTGTTTCGCCAGGCCATCGATGAAATTGTTCGGGATGGTGTTCTGCAGCCTGAGCGGCAGGCGGCTCTGGCCCGGCGGTTGCGCAGTGCTTTTACCCGGCCACTGAACAGTGCCAACTTGTCGGGTGTTTATTCGCCGGTGATGATTGATCCCCGCCAGCACGGCAGTATGGGACAACAGATTGGCACGGTGTTGGCGGTTCGTAACCGGAGCGTCCGGGTCAGTCTGTCGGATGATCTGCTGGCCGGCGATCGGCTAAAAGTGATCAGTGGTGGGCGGGATGGCAAGGATAACGCCTTTACGATTAGCAAAGGGGTTGAGGGGAATGGATTGCATGGTAAAGAGGTGTGGCTGCCGGTGCCAGTTGACTGCCATCCTGGTGATTTGCTGGTGAAGGTGGGGGGCAAGGACTATTACAGCAGTAAGGGATCCCGCTTCTGGCTGGAGAAATTGAAGCAGGAGGTTTCCGTCGCCCCGTGCTCCCCGGCCGGTCCGAAATGCTATGATCTACAGCGGTTGCTGGTTTCCACACCGGCAGCGGTGACAACCAACCGTGGCACTCACCGGACCAGATGGCGGCTGAAAGTTGCATCCTGGGAGCATGTGCAGCAGTTTTCCCGGGAAGAAGACTGTACTCTGATTGCGGATTTGAACCTGCGCCTGATTGCCCAGCTTGCCGGCCAGGAAGCAGCCATCTTCCGCCGCTATCGCCGCCGGCTTGCCTGGTGGCTGCCGCCGGTGCACTTTCCTGGTCAGGAACAGTCGTTGGCTGAGGCGGTCAAGCGCTTGTTGGCGGCCGGATTCCGGCAATTTTATCTCAATAACCTGGGCCAGCTGGAGCTGTTTGCCGACCGCTCACCAAAGGGACTGCACCTGGCAACCGGTTCCTTTCTGCCGGCAACCAACCTGGCGGCAGTGGCTGCTTATCGATCCTGGGGCTTTACCAGCGTCATGCTGTCAGCAGAGATGGATCGGCAGTCGCTGAAAGTGCTCTGTGAACGGTCGCCGGCTGACCTTGAATTGATGGTGCTGGCTTTTGGCTTCCAGCCACTGCTGGTGACCCGCATGAGTCTGCCGGTTTCGGCCAAAAAAATCCCTTTAACCTCACCCCATGGGGAAATCTTCCACCCAATTATCCGTGATGGCCTTACCTACCTGGTCCCCGGCCAGCCGCTGATGGTGACTTCTCTGTTGAAGAAACTTTTTCCTCATACGTCACCTGCCTTTCTGCTTGATTTCTCCTGGTATCCTCCCGGCTGGAAGCCAGCCGCCATGCTGGCCGCGATCCGCCAGGGAAAACCGATTTCCGGGGCTTCATCCTTTAATTTATCGCGAAAATGGCAGTAA
- the selD gene encoding selenide, water dikinase SelD — MDDAGKIRLSAQSAASGUAAKIGPSDLSKILSGLSLPVDSRLLVGIEGADDAGVFRLDDQRALVQTLDFFTPIVDDPYRFGQIAAANAFSDVYAMGGEPLTAMNIVAFPIAKLDHGILRAILAGGIAIIREAGAVLAGGHSIDDPEIKYGLSVTGLVHPEHLWRNTGAHDQDVLLLTKPVGNGVLATALKAGFCCEDGIEDALALMARLNKLPPEPPGGEWRQGVHACTDITGFGLLGHLNEMVADEKIGVVLDGARVPLIPKVRTYCSMGLFPEGGVRNRNFFSCRVTRGETCDDILYDLLFDPQTSGGLLLAVDPQGVASVCRAFAASGQECWEIGHCTAEFPGRIRVV; from the coding sequence ATGGACGATGCCGGCAAGATTCGCCTGTCAGCCCAGTCTGCCGCTTCCGGGTGAGCGGCAAAAATAGGTCCGTCGGACCTGTCGAAGATATTGTCGGGATTGTCGCTGCCCGTTGATTCCCGCCTGCTGGTCGGCATTGAGGGTGCTGATGATGCCGGCGTATTTCGGCTCGATGACCAGCGGGCGCTGGTCCAGACGCTGGATTTTTTCACGCCCATCGTCGATGATCCCTACCGTTTTGGCCAAATAGCGGCCGCCAACGCTTTCAGCGATGTCTATGCCATGGGCGGCGAGCCGCTCACAGCGATGAATATTGTTGCCTTTCCTATTGCCAAGCTTGACCATGGGATTCTGCGGGCTATTTTAGCTGGTGGGATTGCCATCATCCGCGAAGCGGGGGCGGTGTTGGCCGGTGGGCACAGCATTGATGATCCTGAGATCAAGTATGGCCTGTCCGTTACCGGATTAGTCCATCCTGAGCATTTGTGGCGCAATACCGGTGCCCACGACCAGGATGTGCTGCTGTTGACCAAGCCTGTGGGGAATGGCGTCCTGGCCACCGCCCTGAAAGCAGGATTCTGCTGTGAGGATGGGATTGAGGATGCCCTGGCGTTGATGGCCAGACTGAATAAACTGCCGCCGGAACCGCCCGGCGGGGAGTGGCGTCAGGGAGTTCATGCCTGTACTGATATTACCGGTTTCGGGCTACTCGGTCATCTCAATGAGATGGTGGCTGATGAAAAAATCGGTGTGGTGCTTGATGGGGCGCGTGTTCCTTTGATACCCAAAGTACGGACCTACTGTTCCATGGGGTTATTTCCTGAGGGAGGAGTTCGGAACCGGAATTTTTTCAGTTGCCGGGTCACCCGTGGAGAGACCTGCGATGATATCCTCTATGATCTGCTCTTTGATCCCCAGACTTCCGGTGGGTTGCTGCTGGCCGTTGATCCCCAAGGGGTGGCCTCGGTCTGCCGGGCTTTTGCCGCCAGCGGCCAGGAGTGCTGGGAAATCGGCCATTGCACAGCTGAATTTCCCGGCCGCATCAGGGTTGTCTGA
- the groES gene encoding co-chaperone GroES, translated as MNIRPLQDRLIVKRVEEEEKTKGGIIIPDAAKEKPMQGEVIAVGKGKVGEDGKVMPLDVKAGDRILFGKYAGTEIKMDGVEYLIMREDDVLGVIGEGDCGCGCGCSA; from the coding sequence ATGAATATCAGACCGCTGCAGGATCGACTGATTGTCAAAAGGGTTGAGGAAGAGGAAAAAACCAAAGGTGGGATCATTATTCCTGATGCTGCCAAGGAAAAGCCCATGCAGGGTGAAGTGATTGCCGTTGGCAAAGGCAAGGTTGGTGAGGATGGTAAAGTGATGCCCCTCGATGTGAAGGCTGGTGACCGGATTCTGTTCGGCAAGTATGCCGGTACCGAGATCAAAATGGACGGGGTTGAATATCTGATTATGCGTGAAGATGATGTACTTGGTGTTATTGGTGAAGGTGACTGTGGTTGTGGCTGCGGTTGCAGCGCCTAA
- the lnt gene encoding apolipoprotein N-acyltransferase, whose product MMQSARLSQRWFHRLPPILLPMASALLLHAGFAVPSAGLCSWFAFLPLFWSITRTNTLPAFIQGMITGFIFSAINLCWITNAIRNFTSLPLVATLLIMALLAAYLSLYYGLFALLVARHPPGSWIGTLFLAASWTLLEWLRGTILYGFPWNLLGYTVGEHSFYLNILPYGGIYSLSFLVIYGNLALFVLFNRRHQAMDFLRQAALLLTVPALFALFAAMGLSPVAQLNRQTIQVTIVQPNIPQAEKWAPAFREQNFAVLEQLSRQAALQTSPDSPHLIIWPEAAIPDFLQDAPDFQTAIALLLASTNSYLLAGSPRHLGCEDSPPYRYYNSAMFFTPEGTIASLYDKIKLVPYGEFTPLAELLPFLGKMVPGADFSPGNQVITPFLNGTPFVPSICFEGIFPEFIAGAMADGAGFLVNITNDAWFGLSAGPRQHLANTRMRAIEHRCYLLRCANTGISAIIDPTGRIIDQLPLNCRGVLQAAITPMTTPTFYARHPYGFIVCLAVMAAITGICLETSKNDGFS is encoded by the coding sequence ATGATGCAGTCAGCACGACTGTCGCAGCGTTGGTTTCACCGGTTGCCGCCCATCCTCCTGCCAATGGCCAGCGCCCTGCTGCTCCATGCGGGTTTCGCCGTACCGTCCGCCGGCCTCTGCTCGTGGTTTGCTTTTCTGCCCCTCTTCTGGTCCATCACCCGCACTAACACCCTGCCGGCGTTTATCCAGGGGATGATCACCGGCTTTATCTTCTCAGCCATCAACTTATGCTGGATTACCAACGCCATCCGCAATTTCACCAGCCTCCCCCTGGTGGCAACCCTGCTGATCATGGCTCTCTTGGCCGCCTATCTCAGCCTCTATTACGGACTGTTCGCCCTGCTGGTGGCAAGACACCCCCCTGGCAGCTGGATTGGCACTCTTTTTCTGGCTGCCAGCTGGACCCTGCTGGAATGGCTCAGGGGAACAATTCTCTACGGTTTTCCCTGGAACCTCCTGGGGTATACGGTCGGCGAGCACTCCTTCTACCTGAACATTCTGCCCTATGGCGGCATCTACAGCCTGTCTTTCCTGGTCATCTATGGCAACCTGGCACTCTTTGTCCTGTTCAACCGCCGGCACCAAGCAATGGATTTTCTTCGGCAAGCGGCCTTGCTGCTCACCGTGCCCGCCCTCTTTGCTCTCTTTGCAGCTATGGGTCTGTCTCCTGTTGCCCAACTGAACCGACAGACGATCCAGGTCACTATTGTCCAACCAAATATTCCCCAGGCGGAAAAATGGGCCCCAGCTTTTCGCGAACAGAATTTTGCCGTTCTCGAGCAGCTAAGCCGGCAAGCAGCATTACAGACCTCCCCAGACTCCCCTCATCTGATCATTTGGCCGGAAGCGGCAATTCCCGACTTCCTCCAGGATGCGCCGGATTTCCAGACCGCAATTGCCCTCCTGCTGGCCAGCACCAACAGTTATCTCCTGGCCGGTTCACCGCGCCATCTCGGCTGTGAAGATTCCCCCCCGTACCGCTATTACAACAGCGCCATGTTCTTTACTCCTGAAGGCACCATAGCCAGCCTTTATGATAAGATCAAGCTGGTCCCCTATGGCGAATTCACCCCGCTGGCAGAACTCCTGCCATTTCTGGGTAAAATGGTTCCGGGGGCTGACTTTTCCCCCGGCAATCAGGTTATAACTCCTTTTCTGAACGGCACTCCCTTTGTTCCGTCAATCTGCTTTGAAGGGATTTTTCCCGAATTCATCGCCGGGGCCATGGCCGATGGGGCCGGTTTTCTGGTCAACATCACCAATGACGCCTGGTTCGGCCTGAGTGCCGGTCCCCGTCAGCATCTGGCCAACACAAGGATGCGGGCCATAGAACACCGCTGCTACCTGCTCCGCTGTGCAAATACCGGCATTTCGGCGATAATTGACCCTACCGGCAGAATCATCGACCAACTGCCCCTGAATTGCCGGGGTGTTTTACAGGCCGCCATCACCCCGATGACCACCCCGACATTCTATGCCCGCCATCCCTACGGGTTCATTGTCTGTCTGGCAGTCATGGCGGCGATCACCGGCATATGCCTGGAAACCAGCAAAAATGATGGTTTTTCTTGA
- the pabB gene encoding aminodeoxychorismate synthase component I: MDIIELSWVPDPVAVVEQLHSQPYPFWLDSGVDHQKLGRFSFLGADPFFQVVADDRQVRTTNFLTGSEKISTKPLFTLLQELLCRWQRPKTTTLLPFEAGAVGYFGYELGHLIEQFPQTTVNDLQMPDAFLSFYDTILAIDHLEQKSYIISTGWPLTDEKSRKHRAADRRRWLEHIVSRAGNRSAPLLPPRPLQVGSTVSCNFTHDQYNTAIGKILEYIRAGDIYQVNLSQRFVIDCNGNPWDFYRRFRTLSPAPFGAYLVTDNHTVMSNSPERYLLIQGDYIETRPIKGTRPRGTTPEEDNRLQQELQQSSKDLAEHIMIVDLERNDLGRIARYGSVQVSEMEIIESYANVHHLVSTVAARIDPRYSTIDCIINSFPGGSITGAPKLRSMEIIDELEPCCRGVYTGSIGYLDFSGDSDLNIAIRTAVHHRQQLYFQVGGGIVADSDPQMEYEETITKAESFLKTLKA; encoded by the coding sequence ATGGATATTATTGAATTATCATGGGTTCCTGACCCCGTCGCCGTCGTTGAACAGCTCCATTCCCAGCCCTATCCTTTCTGGCTTGACTCGGGGGTTGACCACCAGAAACTGGGACGCTTCTCTTTTCTTGGAGCGGATCCTTTTTTCCAGGTTGTTGCCGATGACCGACAGGTCAGAACAACAAACTTCCTGACCGGAAGTGAAAAAATCTCTACAAAGCCGCTTTTCACCTTGTTGCAGGAGCTGCTATGCCGCTGGCAGCGCCCTAAAACAACAACCCTGCTGCCCTTTGAAGCCGGAGCCGTGGGTTACTTTGGTTACGAACTGGGACATCTGATCGAGCAGTTTCCCCAAACCACCGTCAATGATCTGCAGATGCCCGATGCTTTTCTCTCATTTTATGACACCATCCTGGCAATTGACCATCTGGAACAGAAATCATATATTATTTCAACCGGTTGGCCCCTGACCGATGAAAAATCCAGGAAGCACCGGGCGGCTGATCGCCGCCGCTGGCTGGAGCACATCGTCAGTCGGGCAGGAAACCGGAGCGCACCCCTCCTGCCGCCCCGGCCACTACAGGTGGGCAGCACGGTGAGTTGCAATTTCACCCACGACCAGTACAACACCGCCATCGGAAAAATTCTTGAATATATCAGGGCCGGCGATATTTATCAGGTGAACCTGTCCCAACGCTTTGTCATAGATTGCAACGGCAACCCCTGGGATTTCTACCGTAGATTTCGGACACTGAGTCCAGCTCCCTTTGGCGCCTACCTGGTCACTGATAACCACACGGTAATGAGCAACTCGCCGGAACGCTACCTGCTGATTCAGGGGGACTACATTGAAACCCGTCCCATCAAGGGCACCCGCCCCCGGGGAACGACTCCTGAGGAAGACAACCGTCTGCAGCAGGAGTTACAGCAGAGCAGCAAAGATCTGGCTGAGCATATCATGATTGTTGATCTAGAGCGCAATGATCTTGGGCGGATCGCCCGGTATGGCAGCGTTCAGGTATCGGAAATGGAAATCATTGAGTCCTATGCCAACGTCCATCATCTGGTATCCACCGTCGCCGCCCGGATCGACCCCCGCTACAGCACCATCGACTGCATCATCAACTCTTTTCCCGGCGGCTCCATTACCGGTGCCCCCAAGCTCCGTTCCATGGAAATCATTGATGAGCTTGAACCGTGCTGCCGCGGGGTCTATACCGGCTCCATCGGCTATCTGGATTTTTCCGGCGACAGCGACCTGAATATTGCCATCCGCACGGCGGTCCACCACCGGCAGCAGCTATATTTCCAAGTAGGCGGCGGCATTGTCGCCGACTCAGACCCCCAGATGGAATACGAAGAAACCATTACCAAGGCCGAATCCTTTCTCAAAACCCTGAAGGCATAA
- the groL gene encoding chaperonin GroEL (60 kDa chaperone family; promotes refolding of misfolded polypeptides especially under stressful conditions; forms two stacked rings of heptamers to form a barrel-shaped 14mer; ends can be capped by GroES; misfolded proteins enter the barrel where they are refolded when GroES binds), whose amino-acid sequence MAAKEIKFDQDARNAILAGLNVLADAVKVTLGPKGRNVIIDKSFGSPTITKDGVTVAKEVELEDKFENMGAQLVKEVASKTSDVAGDGTTTATVLAQAIYREGSKMVAAGANPMELKRGIDLSVEKIVAALKEMSNPTQTHKEIAQVGIISANGDETIGNIIAEAMDKVGKEGVITVEEAKGMETSLDIVEGMQFDRGYLSPYFVTDPERMEAILDDPYILIHDKKISSMKDLLPILEQIAKAGRPFLLIAEDIDGEALATLVVNKLRGTLNCVAVKAPGFGDRRKAMLQDLAVLTGGQVISEEVGLKLENASLSDLGQAKRISIDKDNTTIVDGAGTQEDIQSRVKQIRVQIEETTSDYDREKLQERLAKLIGGVAVINVGAATETEMKEKKARVEDALNATRAAVEEGIVPGGGVALLRTISAVDDLQDLTHDEKMGVNIIRRSLEEPVRQIVNNAGQEGSVIVEHLKKESGAFGYDAAKDRYIDMYEAGIIDPTKVTRTALQNAASISGLMLTTECMVAEKPEKEGHGGGMPGGMPGGMGGMGGMM is encoded by the coding sequence ATGGCAGCAAAAGAGATTAAATTTGATCAGGACGCCAGAAATGCGATTCTGGCCGGCCTGAATGTTCTGGCGGATGCGGTAAAAGTAACTCTGGGGCCCAAGGGTCGCAACGTTATCATCGATAAATCCTTTGGCTCACCCACCATTACCAAGGATGGGGTAACCGTTGCCAAGGAAGTTGAACTGGAAGATAAATTCGAAAATATGGGCGCCCAGCTGGTCAAGGAAGTGGCCAGCAAAACCAGCGACGTGGCTGGTGACGGTACGACGACGGCGACGGTACTGGCTCAGGCCATCTATCGTGAAGGCTCCAAGATGGTGGCTGCCGGTGCCAACCCCATGGAATTGAAACGGGGTATTGATCTGTCGGTTGAAAAAATTGTTGCCGCTCTCAAAGAGATGAGCAACCCGACCCAGACCCACAAAGAGATTGCCCAGGTGGGGATCATTTCTGCCAATGGTGATGAAACCATCGGCAACATCATTGCCGAGGCGATGGACAAGGTTGGCAAGGAAGGGGTTATCACCGTTGAAGAAGCCAAGGGAATGGAAACCTCTCTTGATATCGTCGAGGGGATGCAGTTTGACCGCGGCTACCTTTCTCCCTATTTTGTGACCGATCCGGAACGGATGGAAGCTATCCTTGATGACCCCTATATCCTGATCCACGATAAAAAAATCAGCAGCATGAAAGACCTGCTGCCGATTCTTGAGCAGATTGCTAAAGCCGGCCGTCCCTTCCTGTTGATTGCTGAAGATATTGACGGCGAAGCCCTGGCAACCCTGGTGGTTAACAAACTGCGGGGTACCTTGAACTGTGTAGCAGTGAAAGCCCCTGGTTTTGGCGATCGTCGTAAAGCCATGTTGCAGGATCTGGCAGTGCTGACCGGTGGCCAGGTGATTTCCGAGGAAGTTGGCCTGAAACTGGAAAATGCCTCCCTGAGTGATCTCGGACAGGCAAAACGGATCAGCATCGACAAAGATAACACTACCATCGTTGATGGCGCCGGCACCCAGGAAGATATCCAGTCACGGGTGAAGCAGATTCGGGTTCAGATTGAAGAAACCACCTCTGACTACGACCGGGAAAAACTCCAGGAACGCCTGGCTAAACTGATCGGCGGTGTTGCGGTGATCAATGTGGGCGCCGCAACCGAGACCGAAATGAAGGAAAAGAAAGCTCGTGTTGAGGATGCTCTCAATGCTACCCGGGCTGCGGTTGAGGAAGGGATTGTGCCTGGCGGTGGTGTGGCCCTGCTGCGGACCATCAGCGCGGTGGATGACCTGCAGGATTTGACCCACGATGAGAAGATGGGTGTCAACATTATCCGCCGCTCCCTGGAAGAGCCGGTGCGCCAGATTGTCAATAATGCCGGCCAGGAAGGTTCAGTTATCGTTGAGCATCTCAAGAAGGAAAGCGGTGCTTTCGGTTACGATGCGGCCAAAGATCGCTATATCGATATGTATGAAGCCGGGATCATCGATCCCACCAAGGTTACCCGGACGGCCCTGCAGAATGCGGCCAGTATTTCCGGTCTGATGCTGACCACCGAGTGCATGGTGGCTGAGAAGCCCGAGAAGGAAGGTCATGGTGGTGGCATGCCGGGTGGTATGCCGGGCGGCATGGGCGGCATGGGCGGCATGATGTAA
- a CDS encoding peptidylprolyl isomerase: protein MIKKQWDTPPAMQIEPTKTYRATLATIKGVITLDLYPEYAPKTVNNFVFLAREGYYDGVTFHRVINDFMIQGGDPTGTGMGGPGYSFADEFTGNPLTHEAKVISMANAGPNTNGSQFFITHSPQPHLDGRHTVFGKVISGQEVVDAITQGDDITSMTISEA from the coding sequence ATGATAAAAAAGCAATGGGACACACCGCCGGCAATGCAGATTGAACCAACTAAAACCTACCGGGCGACCCTGGCAACAATCAAAGGAGTCATTACCCTGGACCTCTATCCGGAATACGCTCCCAAAACGGTCAATAATTTTGTTTTCCTGGCCCGGGAGGGCTATTATGACGGCGTCACTTTTCACCGGGTCATCAATGATTTCATGATCCAGGGTGGCGATCCCACCGGCACCGGCATGGGTGGTCCCGGCTATTCATTTGCCGATGAATTCACCGGCAACCCACTGACCCACGAAGCCAAAGTCATTTCCATGGCCAATGCCGGTCCCAACACCAACGGCAGTCAGTTTTTCATTACCCACTCCCCGCAGCCGCATCTTGATGGCCGCCACACCGTCTTCGGCAAGGTAATTTCCGGGCAGGAGGTGGTTGACGCCATTACCCAGGGTGACGACATCACCAGCATGACCATCAGCGAGGCATAA
- a CDS encoding PaaI family thioesterase — MDDNRRQFLRTDFRQGFPAFCGIDVVQVEAGLFVTCLPVQPHHCQQDGLVHAGVMATMADHTAGYATYTLVDSGARVLTIEFKINYLKPAAGDLITCSSRVISRGKKIMVAESDLHAAGDGREKIVAKAMVTLMVLPAAHFSC, encoded by the coding sequence ATGGACGACAACCGACGACAGTTTTTGCGAACCGACTTTCGGCAGGGTTTCCCCGCTTTTTGCGGCATTGATGTGGTGCAGGTGGAGGCGGGTCTTTTTGTTACCTGTCTTCCGGTGCAGCCGCACCATTGTCAGCAGGACGGCTTGGTGCATGCCGGGGTGATGGCCACCATGGCAGACCATACTGCTGGATATGCAACCTATACCCTCGTTGACAGTGGTGCCCGGGTGCTGACCATCGAGTTTAAGATCAACTACCTCAAACCGGCTGCCGGTGATCTGATTACCTGTAGCAGCCGGGTGATCAGCCGTGGAAAGAAAATCATGGTGGCCGAATCTGATCTTCATGCTGCCGGCGATGGGCGGGAGAAAATCGTTGCCAAAGCCATGGTTACCCTGATGGTCCTGCCAGCCGCCCACTTTTCTTGCTAG
- a CDS encoding DUF1285 domain-containing protein, protein MEETIDRSEMISIDRQGRWWYQGNQIIHQDVLAYFKKSLQRDPQTGDYAIHAQGKTAPVEVALCPFFIHDIELVRDPDDRPKEVILLLDDQSRETLDPRKLTMDKEGVLQALVKEGRFCARCQPTAHFRLAELLEEDAEGIFHLYLGGENFRIGVSP, encoded by the coding sequence ATGGAGGAAACAATAGATCGTTCAGAGATGATCTCCATTGATCGTCAGGGACGGTGGTGGTATCAGGGAAACCAGATTATTCATCAGGATGTCTTGGCCTATTTTAAAAAGTCACTGCAGAGAGACCCTCAGACCGGAGACTATGCTATCCATGCCCAAGGTAAAACCGCCCCGGTCGAGGTTGCCCTGTGTCCTTTTTTTATTCATGATATTGAGCTTGTCCGGGATCCCGACGACAGACCGAAAGAGGTGATCCTGCTGCTTGATGATCAGAGTCGGGAAACACTAGATCCCCGAAAGCTGACCATGGATAAGGAGGGGGTGCTGCAGGCACTGGTAAAAGAAGGCAGATTTTGTGCCCGCTGCCAGCCGACAGCCCACTTTCGGCTGGCGGAACTGCTGGAAGAAGATGCTGAGGGTATCTTCCATCTGTATCTTGGTGGAGAAAACTTTCGGATCGGTGTTAGCCCCTAG